The following nucleotide sequence is from Pirellulales bacterium.
CGACGAAATGGTGGCCGAAATTAAGGCGCTGTTTCCGCGCTATCCGACCAAGCAGGCGGTCACGCTGCCGGCGTTGCACATCGTCAACGAAAAACTGCGTTATGTGCCGCTAGAAGCGGTGGTCGAAATTGCCGAGCTGTTGGAATTAGCCCCGGCGCAAGTGCAAGATACGCTCTCGTTTTACGGCATGTTCAAGCAGGACGGGCCGCATGGAAAAGTGCGGGCCTGGGTATGCCGTTCGATCAGTTGCG
It contains:
- a CDS encoding NAD(P)H-dependent oxidoreductase subunit E, with translation MIAKERVLTDEMVAEIKALFPRYPTKQAVTLPALHIVNEKLRYVPLEAVVEIAELLELAPAQVQDTLSFYGMFKQDGPHGKVRAWVCRSISCALRGADELLEHICHTAGVKPGETTPDGAITIEFAECLGACEYAPCMLANKTLHKNLTNESAEKFLKEVAGK